Proteins encoded in a region of the Novibacillus thermophilus genome:
- the galT gene encoding galactose-1-phosphate uridylyltransferase: MAELRYNPLLRDWTIVASNRQKRPHLPKDFCPFCPGSGQVPDRYDVYKYDNDFPALMPDPPEPDPVGTPLYKAEPSYGKCEVILYSPDHTAALSDLPVEHVEKIVALWTERFAELCQDPRHKYVMIFENRGEEVGVTMPHPHGQIYAYPVIPLKIKTELASCQAHYEQTGHCLLCDMNEEEKRFGQRIVAENEHFICYLPYFTDYPYGVFIVSRAHKTAITDFNKAERKSLAEMLKNVTGAMDLIYDRLFPYMMVMHQRPVSSDVEDYYHFHIEFYPPLRDKDKIKYYASSEMGAWAATNPRSVEETAPVLREAYRRFLNRTEGEGER; encoded by the coding sequence GTGGCGGAATTGCGATACAACCCTTTGTTGAGAGACTGGACGATTGTCGCTTCCAATCGTCAAAAACGGCCGCATCTGCCGAAAGATTTTTGTCCGTTTTGTCCCGGATCGGGTCAAGTGCCAGACCGTTATGACGTTTACAAGTACGACAACGACTTTCCGGCTTTAATGCCTGACCCGCCTGAGCCCGACCCTGTCGGCACTCCTTTGTACAAGGCGGAGCCATCGTACGGAAAGTGTGAAGTCATTCTGTACTCTCCCGATCACACGGCGGCGTTGTCGGATTTACCCGTAGAGCACGTCGAAAAAATCGTCGCTCTCTGGACGGAACGCTTCGCTGAACTATGCCAGGACCCGCGCCACAAATACGTCATGATTTTTGAAAACCGCGGCGAGGAAGTCGGGGTGACGATGCCCCATCCACACGGGCAAATTTATGCCTACCCGGTCATACCGCTCAAAATCAAAACAGAATTAGCCAGTTGCCAAGCGCACTATGAGCAGACGGGACACTGCCTGTTGTGCGACATGAATGAAGAGGAGAAGCGCTTTGGACAGCGCATCGTTGCCGAGAACGAGCATTTTATCTGCTATTTGCCTTACTTTACCGACTACCCTTACGGCGTCTTTATCGTCAGTCGGGCGCACAAGACGGCAATTACTGATTTTAATAAGGCGGAGAGAAAAAGTCTGGCTGAGATGCTGAAGAATGTGACCGGGGCCATGGATCTTATCTACGACCGCCTGTTTCCGTACATGATGGTCATGCACCAACGCCCTGTCAGCAGTGATGTCGAAGACTACTATCACTTTCACATTGAATTTTATCCGCCCCTTAGGGACAAAGACAAGATCAAGTACTACGCGTCGTCAGAAATGGGGGCTTGGGCGGCGACCAACCCCCGTTCGGTAGAGGAAACGGCACCTGTGTTAAGGGAAGCTTATCGCCGCTTTCTGAACAGAACCGAGGGGGAGGGAGAAAGGTGA
- a CDS encoding galactokinase — translation MTTGEVREALRERFIQTFDTPELTRAANGHRDDIRVFFAPGRVNLIGEHTDYTGGYVFPAALTLGTWAAVRPRQDGIYRLASVQFGGVVECGVHDIAYRREDGWANYPKGVLDELVRRLGAGVFSGADILYDGNIPNGAGLSSSASIELVTAVAVTTIASVHISMMELVKLAQRAESEFVGVNCGIMDQFAVGMGKKGRAMLLKCDTLEYEYVPFDAADLQLIITNTNKRRGLADSQYNTRRRECEEGLMQVQQVLPHVKSLGRLRYREWERIRDKIPPGAVRDRVEHVTGENARVLAAVESLKQNDFETFGHLMKESHASLRDLFDVTGKELDALYEAACRVDGCMGTRMTGAGFGGCTVSLVREDSVDRFKEQVADVYTERTGLTPTFYTCDIGGGAREIT, via the coding sequence GTGACGACGGGAGAAGTGAGAGAGGCGTTGCGAGAACGCTTTATACAGACGTTTGACACCCCAGAGCTGACACGCGCTGCCAATGGGCACCGCGATGACATCAGAGTGTTTTTTGCGCCGGGGCGAGTCAACTTGATCGGAGAACACACGGACTACACGGGGGGGTATGTGTTTCCGGCGGCCTTAACGCTCGGGACGTGGGCTGCTGTTCGTCCGAGACAGGACGGAATTTACCGCTTGGCTTCTGTTCAGTTTGGCGGAGTGGTAGAATGCGGTGTTCACGATATCGCTTACAGACGGGAAGATGGCTGGGCCAATTATCCGAAAGGCGTGTTGGACGAACTCGTCAGGCGACTTGGAGCGGGCGTTTTTTCAGGGGCGGACATTTTGTACGATGGGAACATTCCGAACGGGGCCGGGCTGTCGTCGTCGGCGTCCATTGAACTCGTCACCGCAGTGGCGGTAACGACCATCGCTTCGGTTCACATCTCGATGATGGAACTAGTGAAGTTGGCGCAACGGGCAGAAAGCGAATTCGTCGGAGTAAACTGTGGCATTATGGACCAGTTTGCCGTCGGCATGGGGAAAAAGGGACGCGCCATGCTGTTGAAATGTGATACGCTTGAGTATGAGTACGTCCCCTTTGATGCAGCCGATCTCCAGCTGATCATCACGAATACGAACAAGCGGCGGGGTTTAGCCGACTCTCAATACAACACACGGCGCCGCGAGTGTGAAGAAGGACTGATGCAAGTACAACAGGTGCTGCCCCACGTTAAGTCGCTGGGACGTTTGCGGTACCGGGAGTGGGAGCGCATTCGCGACAAGATCCCACCAGGGGCCGTGCGCGACCGGGTGGAACACGTAACGGGCGAAAACGCACGCGTTTTGGCAGCTGTTGAAAGCTTGAAACAAAATGATTTTGAGACGTTCGGACACCTGATGAAAGAGTCCCACGCCTCGTTGCGCGATTTGTTTGACGTCACAGGGAAGGAGCTGGATGCCCTTTACGAAGCTGCATGCCGCGTGGACGGGTGTATGGGGACGCGCATGACGGGAGCGGGATTTGGCGGGTGTACAGTGAGTCTCGTCCGAGAGGACAGCGTCGATCGCTTTAAAGAGCAAGTAGCCGACGTATACACAGAAAGAACGGGTTTAACCCCCACATTTTATACGTGTGACATCGGCGGCGGCGCACGGGAAATAACGTAG
- the galE gene encoding UDP-glucose 4-epimerase GalE, protein MAVLVTGGAGYIGSHTTIELLERGEDVIVVDNLQTGHEKAVVGGTFYLGDIRDRSFLDRVFSQHEIEAVLHFAASSLVGESVEQPLVYYENNVIAAHTLLSVMLDHGVKCIVYSSTAATYGEPGQLPIREESATVPTNPYGETKLAVENMFRWCDRAYGLKSISLRYFNAAGAHPDGTIGEDHDPETHLIPIVMQAALGQREKVHIFGDDYPTEDGTCIRDYIHVTDLANAHWLALEHLRRHHRSGVYNLGNGRGFSVKEVIETVRDVTGQPIQADISPRRSGDPAILIASPERAIRELNWKPKYDNLHTIVETAWKWHKAHPNGYGD, encoded by the coding sequence GTGGCTGTTTTAGTGACAGGAGGTGCCGGCTACATCGGCAGCCATACGACAATCGAGTTGCTCGAGCGGGGAGAAGACGTCATCGTCGTGGACAATTTACAAACTGGTCACGAAAAGGCCGTCGTCGGAGGCACTTTTTACCTGGGAGACATACGGGACCGTTCGTTTTTAGATCGAGTATTCAGTCAGCATGAAATTGAAGCCGTCCTTCACTTCGCCGCCAGTTCGTTAGTCGGCGAAAGTGTAGAACAGCCGCTCGTTTACTACGAAAACAACGTCATCGCCGCCCACACCCTCCTCTCGGTTATGTTGGATCACGGCGTAAAGTGTATCGTGTATTCGTCCACGGCGGCTACTTACGGAGAACCGGGACAACTCCCTATTCGGGAAGAGAGCGCGACAGTGCCGACCAATCCGTACGGCGAGACAAAATTAGCCGTAGAAAACATGTTTCGCTGGTGTGACCGAGCTTATGGATTGAAGTCGATTTCGCTCCGCTACTTCAATGCGGCAGGCGCCCACCCGGACGGGACGATCGGGGAAGATCACGACCCTGAAACTCACCTCATCCCGATCGTCATGCAAGCGGCACTCGGACAGCGCGAAAAGGTACACATCTTCGGCGATGACTATCCGACCGAAGACGGAACGTGCATACGCGACTACATTCACGTGACGGATTTGGCGAACGCCCACTGGCTGGCGCTTGAACACTTGCGCCGCCACCACAGGAGCGGCGTGTACAACCTGGGGAACGGCCGAGGATTCTCGGTGAAAGAAGTCATTGAGACAGTGAGGGATGTCACCGGACAACCGATTCAGGCGGACATTTCACCGCGAAGGTCGGGAGATCCGGCGATCTTAATTGCATCGCCAGAAAGAGCGATAAGAGAACTCAACTGGAAGCCGAAATACGACAACTTGCACACGATTGTCGAAACGGCGTGGAAGTGGCACAAAGCCCATCCGAACGGGTACGGGGATTAA
- a CDS encoding M24 family metallopeptidase: MTFTVSEPLEKVRAFLTEQALDGVLLRTRRNFSWVTGGRDNHIELATELGVADLLIFRDIQYCVTTKMESLRLYEEELEGLGYEFVTPEWYEGTEGAILQLCKGKRVGSDVPFAHFPHVEQELAPLRYSLSTGEIDRYRWLSQKAARAVEATCRDIEPGWTEHQIAASLAARVLQDGIQPTVLLVATDDRIFKYRHPIPTDKRLQSYAMLVLCAEKWGLISNVTRFVHFGTLPQELEENKWKLAQIDAAMNAATRPGVPIKDVFQTGLDTYAKVGHGDDWRYLHQGGPTGYKAREFFATPEVSGNVELNQAFAWNPAIRGIKSEDTLLVGERENEFLTHTGDWVYMEVEENGVTYLRPDILIR, translated from the coding sequence ATGACGTTCACTGTAAGTGAACCGTTGGAGAAAGTTCGGGCATTTTTAACTGAACAGGCGTTGGACGGTGTCCTTTTACGGACGCGTCGCAACTTTTCCTGGGTCACGGGAGGGAGGGACAACCACATCGAGTTGGCGACTGAGCTCGGAGTTGCCGACTTACTGATTTTTCGCGACATCCAGTACTGCGTTACGACAAAAATGGAATCTCTCCGTCTCTACGAAGAGGAACTTGAAGGGTTGGGTTACGAATTCGTCACACCTGAGTGGTACGAAGGTACCGAAGGCGCCATCCTCCAACTGTGTAAAGGGAAAAGGGTCGGGAGCGACGTCCCGTTTGCCCACTTTCCCCATGTGGAGCAAGAGCTGGCACCCCTTCGGTACAGCCTTTCCACCGGAGAAATCGACCGCTACCGCTGGCTGTCGCAAAAGGCCGCCCGGGCGGTAGAGGCGACGTGCCGTGACATCGAACCAGGTTGGACGGAGCACCAAATCGCGGCTAGTCTGGCGGCCAGAGTGTTGCAAGACGGCATTCAGCCGACGGTGTTGCTCGTGGCGACTGACGACCGCATCTTTAAATACCGGCACCCAATCCCGACGGACAAACGGTTGCAGTCGTACGCGATGCTTGTCCTGTGCGCAGAAAAGTGGGGCCTGATCAGCAATGTGACCCGCTTTGTTCACTTTGGAACACTTCCGCAAGAACTGGAGGAAAACAAGTGGAAACTGGCACAGATTGATGCCGCGATGAATGCCGCGACCAGGCCGGGCGTTCCGATTAAAGATGTGTTTCAAACCGGCCTCGATACATACGCCAAAGTGGGTCACGGAGACGACTGGCGTTATTTACACCAAGGTGGGCCGACGGGGTATAAGGCGCGGGAGTTTTTCGCCACACCAGAAGTGTCTGGAAACGTAGAGCTTAACCAGGCGTTCGCCTGGAATCCGGCCATTCGCGGGATCAAGTCGGAAGACACTCTCCTGGTGGGAGAGAGGGAAAACGAATTTCTCACCCACACGGGCGACTGGGTTTACATGGAAGTGGAAGAGAACGGAGTCACTTACTTGCGCCCCGATATCTTGATCCGATAA